A single region of the Magnetococcales bacterium genome encodes:
- a CDS encoding glycosyltransferase, with amino-acid sequence MMSRICLYYIVEPEKDRWFRGDHHIRPKIRRLLRGPTPPTGPGQVFANLCRGLDHLRVPYCVNLPFGDLEQGDRIGVLGLGLNCLNGYNHPFPIVAGISLMSHPSQWPTLCDDYPVVRYLQHSSWSNDLYKPYFGDRCALWPAGIDTHYWQPTHDKIPKDYDFLIYNKISWCREERRIELIDPIRHILHKRGLRSMEIRYGSYRPDMYRQALARCRAMIFLSESESQGIAYQEALASGVPVLAWDPGECRDPSRFQWGVPHIPASSVPFFDERCGMRFVHSGVFPEVLDHFMDHLHTHRFAPRDYILENLTLELSTRQFLHYLEEAHA; translated from the coding sequence ATGATGAGCAGAATCTGTCTCTACTACATCGTCGAACCGGAAAAAGATCGCTGGTTCCGTGGAGATCACCACATTCGGCCCAAAATTCGACGCTTGTTACGCGGCCCCACGCCTCCAACCGGTCCAGGGCAGGTTTTTGCCAATCTGTGCCGGGGTCTGGATCACCTGCGGGTGCCGTATTGCGTCAACCTTCCTTTTGGCGACCTTGAACAAGGGGATCGGATTGGAGTTCTTGGCCTGGGACTGAACTGTCTGAATGGATACAACCACCCCTTTCCCATTGTGGCTGGCATCAGCCTCATGAGCCACCCCAGCCAGTGGCCAACGTTGTGCGACGATTATCCAGTCGTTCGTTATTTACAGCACTCCTCCTGGTCCAACGATCTTTACAAGCCCTATTTTGGTGATCGTTGCGCCCTTTGGCCAGCCGGTATCGACACTCACTACTGGCAACCAACCCATGACAAAATCCCGAAAGACTACGACTTTTTGATTTACAATAAAATAAGTTGGTGCAGAGAGGAGAGGCGCATTGAACTGATTGATCCGATTCGTCATATTTTACACAAGCGCGGTCTTCGGTCGATGGAAATCCGCTATGGATCCTATCGACCTGACATGTATCGGCAGGCCCTGGCGCGTTGTCGCGCCATGATTTTTCTTTCCGAGAGCGAGAGCCAGGGGATTGCCTACCAGGAGGCCCTGGCTTCAGGCGTGCCAGTTCTGGCATGGGATCCGGGAGAGTGCCGTGATCCCAGCCGCTTTCAATGGGGTGTTCCTCATATACCTGCCTCCTCGGTCCCCTTCTTCGACGAGCGGTGCGGTATGCGTTTTGTGCATTCCGGGGTTTTTCCGGAGGTTCTGGACCATTTCATGGATCATTTGCACACCCATCGTTTTGCGCCCAGAGACTATATCCTGGAAAACCTGACCCTGGAGCTTTCCACTCGCCAATTTTTACATTACCTGGAAGAGGCCCATGCATAA